One Maribacter sp. HTCC2170 genomic window, AGCTCAAGACCCCATAATTTATTTATGATGGCACTGATCTGCTCTCCTGGCAATGTAATAGGCTGACCAACCCTAAGGCCAGTATAGGTCTTTACCGTTTGCTCATTATAACTTTGAAGTCCGGTTACCTCAAGACCGCCTAAAATGTACTTTTTCCCATCTTCATAGGAAACATCTTGTGCTGTGGCAACGGTGGTAATTAAAAGTAGTAAGAAGGTAATAAAAAGTTCAAGGGATATGAACTTTTTCATATCGCTAGTTGAGTTGTTCGCTAGTTTTTCCAAATCTTCGTTCTCTGTTCTGATAATTTATTATGGCCTCAACTAAATGTTGTTCTTTAAAATCTGGCCAAAATACATCAATAAAATACAATTCAGCATAAGCAATTTGCCATAATAAAAAATTGCTTATCCTGTGTTCCCCACTGGTACGGATGAGCAAATCAACGTCTGGCAAATTTTGCGTGTAAAGATGGTTATTAATAATGGTTTCATCAATACTTTCAGGAGAAATTATATTATTTTTAACTTTGACCGCAATTTGCTGAACGGCATTTTTCAACTCTTCCCTAGCTCCATAGCTCAAGGCCAATGTGAGGGTCATACCTGTATTTCCCTTGGTTTTCTCCATAACCTCAACAAGCTCAATGTAAGCTCTGTTTGGCAAAGATTTGATATCACCAATAGTATTAAGTCTTACGTTGTTTTTGTTAAAAGTTTTAAGTTCTTTTTTTAAGGAAGAAACAAGAAGCCTCATTAAGGTATCAACTTCTATCTTGGGTCTGTTCCAGTTTTCAGTAGAGAATGTATAAAGTGTGAGATACTCCAATCCTATTCTAACACAACTTTCAACAGTACTACGAACAGTCTTAACCCCGTTCTCATGACCAAACACCCGGAATTTACCTTTTTGTTTGGCCCAACGACCATTGCCATCCATAATAATGGCTAAGTGTTTGGGTAATTTTTGACCATTAATATCTTCAATTGTGTTCATGTAATTTTACTCAAAACAATCAGTACAAGGTTTTCTGCCAAAAGTATAGGTTAATGTAACCCCAGAGAACACGTACCAATCATCACTAAAAATATTTCCAAAATCAACATCCAGCTGTTGATTAATATTCGATTTTTCAGGATTACTGGCGTCCAAATTATCTGTAAAGGTATATCTAGCACCGACTTCTGCACCAATAATCAAAAACTGATTTAATCTCTTTTTTACCCCTACAACCATAGGAATTGCAAACGAACCGTCTTTTTGACCAAAATTAATTTGTCTCCCGGCATCAACATAATCGTAATCATATCTAAAATAGGTTACTCCTGTATATAAATATGGTGTAAATGCAGGACCCAATTTATGTAAATTATACTCCACAAAATTAAACTCTAGACCGGCCGAAGCCTCAAATATGGAATTTTTAACGACATACCCCCTCTGCTGACGAGAAGCTATGTTCGATTTTGAATCATCGGCTGTAAATTTACCATAAATTACACTAGCACGCCAAGCATATCTTTTACTTTTATTCCATTTGAACAATCCACCATATGCAATGTCAGAAGGTAAAATAAAGTTTGTTCTCCCCACATCACCTATATTATTGGCTCCTCCAGCAAATGCACCTATTTCATATGTCTGTGCACTCATAGTAACACTTACAAAAACAAGAATTATAAAAAGGTAATTCTTCATAAATTATAAAAGTTTAAATATATCAACCAATCATCGCCTGAACAACTTGGCGGAAAATAAGCATGTTCTCACATGATAAACAGTCTTTGGGGATAATTATTGTCTATTTTGAGCTTCAATTGCGCTTATCTTCTCCCCACAATAATTTATTGCGAAGGGTCTTTAAAAAACTTTCAGAATTATATTCTATCATCTTTATGGTAAAGTCAGCCTTTTTGATCTCAATCTCTTTACCATTTTCAAGTGTTGCAATTCTTGAATCCAAAGAAACCAAATGATTATCTTCTCTACCCGAAACCTTCAACCTAATCACGGTATCATCTGAAATAACCAACGGCCGGGCATTAAGATTATGTGGTGCAATGGGTGTGAGAACCAAAGATTTTGCAGTTGGAACAATTACTGGACCACCACAACTTAAAGAATATCCTGTAGACCCAGTAGGTGTAGAAACTATGAGCCCGTCTGCCCAATAAGATGTCAAATACTCCCCATTTAAGTGCGTTTCTACAGTGATCATAGAGGTAGTATCCTTTCTGCTAACAGTAATTTCATTCAAAGCAAAGTTGAGCTCACCAAATTCTTCGGCCTGCGGACCAGCGTTTAATTCGACCAAACTTCGTTCTACAATTGTATAAGCACCTTCAACGAACTCCTGAACCACTTTCCTAACATCTTCCTTTTTAAAAGTCGATAAAAATCCTAGTCGCCCAGTATTGACACCTACAATTGGAATGTTCAAATCCCTAACATAAGTGGTTGCCCTTAAAATAGTCCCATCACCCCCAAAACTTATGAACATATCAAAAGAGTCGTCCAATCCAATCAATTCATTGAAAGTCTCATAAGAACTACTACTATGTTTATGGGATAAATGAGTGTTAAGGTTTTCCTCGATGAAAATTGTGGCAGATTCTTTTTCGAGCTCATCAAGAAGCTCAAGAACGTAATCAAACGTATTATCTTGATACGTTTGTCCATAAATGGCAACTTTCATACCCACTATACTATACGTTTAGATATTTATCAAGATAATCTGACCTTTGTTTTAGATCATCAATGAATTGGTCATCAATATTACCAAATAAG contains:
- a CDS encoding NAD kinase, translated to MKVAIYGQTYQDNTFDYVLELLDELEKESATIFIEENLNTHLSHKHSSSSYETFNELIGLDDSFDMFISFGGDGTILRATTYVRDLNIPIVGVNTGRLGFLSTFKKEDVRKVVQEFVEGAYTIVERSLVELNAGPQAEEFGELNFALNEITVSRKDTTSMITVETHLNGEYLTSYWADGLIVSTPTGSTGYSLSCGGPVIVPTAKSLVLTPIAPHNLNARPLVISDDTVIRLKVSGREDNHLVSLDSRIATLENGKEIEIKKADFTIKMIEYNSESFLKTLRNKLLWGEDKRN
- a CDS encoding DUF6089 family protein — its product is MKNYLFIILVFVSVTMSAQTYEIGAFAGGANNIGDVGRTNFILPSDIAYGGLFKWNKSKRYAWRASVIYGKFTADDSKSNIASRQQRGYVVKNSIFEASAGLEFNFVEYNLHKLGPAFTPYLYTGVTYFRYDYDYVDAGRQINFGQKDGSFAIPMVVGVKKRLNQFLIIGAEVGARYTFTDNLDASNPEKSNINQQLDVDFGNIFSDDWYVFSGVTLTYTFGRKPCTDCFE
- a CDS encoding isoprenyl transferase yields the protein MNTIEDINGQKLPKHLAIIMDGNGRWAKQKGKFRVFGHENGVKTVRSTVESCVRIGLEYLTLYTFSTENWNRPKIEVDTLMRLLVSSLKKELKTFNKNNVRLNTIGDIKSLPNRAYIELVEVMEKTKGNTGMTLTLALSYGAREELKNAVQQIAVKVKNNIISPESIDETIINNHLYTQNLPDVDLLIRTSGEHRISNFLLWQIAYAELYFIDVFWPDFKEQHLVEAIINYQNRERRFGKTSEQLN